Below is a genomic region from Deltaproteobacteria bacterium.
TCTTCACCGCTGAATACGGACAAGGGTTCGAAACCCTTCAGACGGATTCTTTCCGAGATGGACTCCAAGAACTTCTTTTCATCATCCACCAGAAGGACTATGATGCCTTTGGAAGGGGCTCGCCTCACTCCGATCCTCTTTCTTGTTGTGAATTAAAACAGGTTAACGTAACCGTTAAAAAAATAAACAATCCACGGGCAAAAATCAAGGCGTAGCTCCCACTAAGCCATAAAAAAGCGCTTTCCATGTGGAAGCGCTTCTTGAAACCTACTCCCGGTATGAACCTGAACTAAGGCTTTTTGCCTTTGTCCTGTTTGGTCTTGTCCTCATCGTCCAAGCCGCCGTAAGCAGACATGCCCGCATCCGCCATGCTGTCTTCCAGGTTCTTCTGGAGCTTTTTCATAAAACTCCAAAATCCTCCCATCTGGTCCTTTTCAAAATAGTCCGAATCCAGGGCTCCGGCCGCTTCCTTCACCTTCTCGTCCCCAAACCCGGTCAGGAGAACGGTCCTGATCTCAGGGTGTATCTCCTTCAGCTTGGTGATGGTGACAAGGCCGTCCATGTCCGGCATCTTCAGGTCCACGACCGCCGCATAGATCTTTTGCTTGCGGGCGATTTCAAGGGCCTCTTTGCCGCTGGACGCCGGCAACGGTTCGAATCCTTTGAGGCGTATTCTGTCGGAGATGGTGTCCAGAAATTTCTTCTCGTCGTCCACCAAAAGAATGTGAATTTTCTTCTTTCCGAGGGTCTTCATGAAATCCCAGAAGCCCCCCATTTCATCCTTTTCAAAGTAGGCCGTATCCAGAGCTCCGGCCGCTTCCTTCACCTTCTCGTCCCCAAACCCGGTCAGGAGCACGGTCCTGATCTCAGGGTGTATCTCCTTCAGCTTGGTGATGGTGACCAGGCCGTCCATGTCCGGCATCTTCAGGTCCACGACCGCCGCACGGATCTTGTGCTTGCGGGCGATTTCAAGGGCCTCTTTGCCGCTGGACGCCTGCAACGGCTCAAATCCTTTGAGACGTATTCTCTCGGAGATGGTATCCAGAAATTTCTTCTCATCGTCGACTAAAAGGATATT
It encodes:
- a CDS encoding response regulator; this encodes NILLVDDEKKFLDTISERIRLKGFEPLQASSGKEALEIARKHKIRAAVVDLKMPDMDGLVTITKLKEIHPEIRTVLLTGFGDEKVKEAAGALDTAYFEKDEMGGFWDFMKTLGKKKIHILLVDDEKKFLDTISDRIRLKGFEPLPASSGKEALEIARKQKIYAAVVDLKMPDMDGLVTITKLKEIHPEIRTVLLTGFGDEKVKEAAGALDSDYFEKDQMGGFWSFMKKLQKNLEDSMADAGMSAYGGLDDEDKTKQDKGKKP